In the Eremothecium cymbalariae DBVPG#7215 chromosome 7, complete sequence genome, one interval contains:
- the PMA1 gene encoding H(+)-exporting P2-type ATPase PMA1 (similar to Ashbya gossypii AGL085C) produces MTGVTEPTLEKPVDALDSEDEEDEDIDQLIEDLQSNHGIDDDELGEDSAGGSARPVPEELLQTDPSYGLTSDEVVKRRKKYGLNQMAEEHESLIVKFLMFFIGPIQFVMEAAAILAAGLEAWIDFGVICGLLLLNAGVGFIQEYQAGSIVEELKKTLANSAIVIRDGNLVEIPANEVVPGDILQLEDGTVIPADGRLVTEGCFIQIDQSAITGESLAVDKRYGDATFSSSTVKRGEGFMIVTATGDNTFVGKAAALVNKAAAGSGHFTEVLNGIGTILLVLVIFTLLVVWVASFYRSNGTVRILRYTLAITIVGVPVGLPAVVTTTMAVGAAYLAKKKAIVQKLSAIESLAGVEILCSDKTGTLTKNKLSLHEPYTVEGVDPDDLMLTACLAASRKKKGLDAIDKAFLKSLISYPRAKAALTKYKVLEFHPFDPVSKKVTAIVESPEGERIVCVKGAPLFVLKTVEENHLVPEDIKENYENKVAELASRGFRALGVARKRGEGHWEILGVMPCMDPPRDDTAQTVNEARHLGLSVKMLTGDAVGIAKETCRQLGLGTNIYNAERLGLGGGGDMPGSELADFVENADGFAEVFPQHKYNVVEILQQRGYLVAMTGDGVNDAPSLKKADTGIAVEGATDAARSAADIVFLAPGLSAIIDALKTSRQIFHRMYSYVVYRIALSLHLEIFFGLWIAILNRSMNIELVVFIAIFADVATLAIAYDNAPYDPKPVKWNLPRLWGMSVILGIILAIGSWITLTTMFVKRHGIIENFGSIDGVLFLQISLTENWLIFITRAAGPFWTSVPSWQLSGAVFLVDIIATLFTVFGWRSQNSSDIVTVVRVWVFSFGVFCAMGGAYYLMFTSESFDRLMNGKPLREKPSGRSVEDFLVAMQRVSTQHEKDN; encoded by the coding sequence AGAGGACAGCGCTGGAGGTTCTGCCAGACCGGTTCCCGAAGAATTGCTGCAAACCGATCCATCTTATGGTTTAACTTCTGATGAGGTTGTTAAACGTAGGAAGAAGTATGGTTTGAACCAAATGGCTGAGGAACACGAGTCCTTAATtgtgaagtttttgatgttTTTCATTGGTCCTATTCAGTTTGTCATGGAGGCCGCTGCTATATTGGCAGCTGGTTTGGAGGCCTGGATTGATTTTGGTGTTATTTGTGGTttgttattgttgaatGCTGGTGTTGGTTTTATACAGGAGTACCAAGCTGGATCCATTGTCGaagagttgaagaagacTTTGGCCAACTCTGCTATCGTCATTAGAGACGGTAACTTGGTTGAAATCCCTGCCAATGAGGTTGTTCCAGGTGATATTTTGCAATTGGAAGATGGTACGGTCATCCCTGCTGATGGTCGTTTGGTTACTGAAGGTTGTTTCATCCAGATCGACCAGTCTGCTATAACTGGTGAATCCTTGGCTGTAGACAAGAGATATGGTGATGCTACcttctcttcttcaactgtcAAGAGAGGTGAGGGTTTCATGATTGTCACTGCCACTGGTGACAACACCTTCGTTGGTAAAGCTGCAGCTTTGGTTAACAAGGCTGCAGCTGGTAGCGGTCACTTTACCGAAGTGTTGAACGGTATTGGTACTATCTTATTGGTTTTGGTCATTTTTACCTTGTTAGTTGTTTGGGTCGCGTCTTTCTACAGGTCTAACGGTACCGTTAGAATCTTGAGATACACCCTGGCTATTACGATTGTTGGTGTTCCAGTTGGTTTACCTGCAGTTGTCACCACAACTATGGCTGTTGGTGCCGCCTACTTGGCCAAAAAGAAGGCTATTGTTCAAAAGTTGTCTGCAATTGAGTCCTTGGCTGGTGTGGAGATCTTATGTTCCGACAAGACCGGTACTTTGACCAAGAACAAGTTGTCATTGCACGAACCTTACACTGTTGAGGGCGTTGATCCAGATGATTTGATGTTGACTGCTTGTTTAGCTGCCtcaagaaagaagaaaggtTTGGATGCTATTGACAAAGCTTTCTTGAAGTCTTTGATTAGCTACCCAAGAGCAAAAGCTGCTTTGACTAAATACAAGGTTTTGGAGTTCCATCCATTCGACCCAGTTTCTAAGAAGGTTACTGCTATCGTTGAATCCCCAGAGGGTGAAAGAATTGTTTGTGTTAAGGGTGCTCCTCTATTTGTTTTGAAAACTGTTGAGGAGAACCATTTGGTTCCAGAAGATATCAAGGAGAATTACGAAAACAAGGTTGCTGAATTGGCTTCTAGAGGCTTCAGAGCTCTAGGTGTTGCCAGAAAGAGAGGTGAAGGTCACTGGGAAATTTTGGGTGTTATGCCATGTATGGATCCTCCAAGAGACGACACTGCTCAAACTGTCAATGAAGCTAGACACTTGGGTTTGAGCGTCAAGATGTTGACCGGTGATGCTGTTGGTATTGCAAAAGAGACTTGTAGACAATTGGGTTTGGGTACTAACATTTACAATGCTGAAAGATTAGGTCTAGGTGGTGGCGGTGATATGCCAGGTTCCGAATTGGCCGATTTCGTTGAAAATGCTGATGGATTTGCTGAAGTTTTCCCACAACACAAGTATaatgttgttgaaatcCTGCAACAAAGAGGTTACTTGGTTGCCATGACTGGTGATGGTGTTAATGATGCTccttctttgaagaaggcTGACACTGGTATTGCTGTTGAAGGTGCTACTGATGCCGCCAGATCTGCTGCTGATATTGTGTTTTTGGCCCCTGGTTTATCTGCTATTATTGATGCTTTGAAGACTTCCAGGCAAATTTTCCACAGAATGTATTCTTATGTTGTTTACCGTATTGCCTTGTCTTTGCACTTGGAGATCTTCTTTGGTCTATGGATTGCCATCTTGAACCGTTCTATGAACATTGAATTGGTTGTGTTCATTGCCATTTTTGCCGACGTCGCTACTTTGGCTATTGCTTACGACAACGCTCCATATGACCCTAAGCCAGTCAAGTGGAACCTACCCAGATTATGGGGTATGTCCGTCATTTTGGGTATTATCTTAGCGATTGGTTCCTGGATTACATTGACCACTATGTTCGTGAAGAGGCATGGTATCATCGAGAACTTTGGTTCTATTGACGGTGTCTTGTTCCTTCAAATCTCTTTGACTGAAAACTGGTTGATCTTCATTACCAGAGCTGCTGGTCCATTCTGGACTTCTGTCCCATCATGGCAATTGTCTGGTGCTGTGTTCCTAGTTGACATTATTGCTACCCTCTTTACAGTATTCGGCTGGCGGTCTCAGAACTCGAGCGACATCGTCACCGTTGTCAGAGTCTGGGTCTTCTCTTTTGGTGTGTTCTGTGCCATGGGTGGTGCTTATTACTTAATGTTCACCTCAGAGTCTTTCGACAGATTAATGAATGGTAAACCATTAAGAGAGAAGCCATCTGGCAGGTCTGTTGAAGATTTCTTGGTTGCCATGCAAAGAGTCTCTACCCAGCACGAAAAGGACAACTAA
- the PUF4 gene encoding Puf4p (similar to Ashbya gossypii AGL086C): MPQVPTDSGTQSSEAVIPETINAALGQLHLDDLEETKNVGSAELQHGEDSAASGPNGVHLQPNGIFQPPPHPQMINPFLPYPLMHIPHNGFFPPGDGTMVPLDSSAAGDFSNPMVPTPPQTSGLEIVPEPLWSASQDYQFMHSSSFADATATKTAVAAATSIEDEEHLPPNEPGVAHRRQTFHSITNTELLGGIHTAPLTKADPTDDDSKTANDAKGGELVDTSYPQAAYPYGGPLLQPNPVLSGHIPSVAGPNYSIPSPFPGYGFTSPFSPIPGTSPLTASQHMNGLQLPNGNVSPSPMDGNNGWMYPPPGNHPFPTHMVPHHQMLAAPNGSPHYHTSTRSRNGQGGKRNNPSNTSHNNGNIRNGAESNKFRGGHNHHHHHHHHHHHHNSRSDDVARYADAKLEEYIGKIYSLCKDQHGCRFLQRQLDIGGSEAATSIFEETNQYVVELMTDSFGNYLIQKLVERVTEEQRITLVKSSAPRFVSIALDPHGTRALQKLVECIDTEVESQTIISSLRDSVVELSRDLNGNHVVQKCLQRLSSAESQFIFDAACKECVKIATHRHGCCVLQRCLDHGNKEQRKQLCDNILDNVNLLTLDPFGNYVVQYILTKESELGSNHRHTHEIVNILKPRIIELSLHKFGSNVVEKILRTPIVAEIMIAELLNTGASHGIEQLLHDGFGNYVLQTALDVAKPANSYLYNRLTEILKPMLIGPIRNTPHGRRIMSIVQIE, encoded by the coding sequence ATGCCTCAGGTTCCAACTGATAGTGGAACGCAGTCGAGTGAGGCAGTAATTCCAGAGACGATCAATGCGGCTTTAGGACAATTACATTTGGACGATCTGGAAGAGACCAAAAATGTTGGTTCAGCTGAGTTGCAGCATGGGGAGGATTCTGCTGCTAGTGGTCCTAACGGTGTGCATTTACAGCCCAATGGGATATTTCAACCTCCTCCACATCCTCAGATGATAAATCCGTTCCTTCCATATCCTTTGATGCACATTCCTCATAATGGGTTTTTCCCTCCAGGGGATGGGACTATGGTTCCGTTGGATTCCAGCGCGGCAGGTGATTTTAGCAACCCTATGGTACCTACTCCTCCACAAACGTCCGGTCTCGAGATTGTTCCTGAACCCTTGTGGTCAGCTAGTCAGGACTATCAGTTTATGCATAGTTCCTCATTTGCCGATGCAACCGCGACCAAAACGGCGGTCGCAGCAGCAACTAGCATCGAGGATGAAGAACATTTGCCACCCAATGAACCTGGAGTGGCTCATAGAAGGCAGACTTTTCACAGTATTACCAATACTGAATTGCTTGGAGGTATTCACACAGCCCCATTGACAAAAGCAGACCCCACCGATGATGACTCTAAGACGGCAAATGACGCCAAAGGTGGAGAACTGGTTGATACGAGTTACCCACAAGCTGCATACCCTTATGGAGGCCCCTTGCTACAACCAAACCCAGTTCTTTCTGGACACATTCCATCTGTAGCGGGTCCAAACTACAGTATTCCATCACCTTTCCCTGGATATGGGTTTACTTCTCCATTTTCTCCCATTCCTGGGACTTCGCCACTTACTGCTTCTCAGCATATGAATGGTCTTCAACTTCCTAACGGCAATGTTTCACCATCTCCAATGGACGGTAATAATGGTTGGATGTATCCCCCTCCAGGAAATCATCCATTTCCTACCCATATGGTACCTCATCATCAGATGCTAGCTGCTCCAAATGGTAGTCCACATTATCACACTAGCACTCGTTCTCGTAATGGTCAGGGTGGAAAACGGAACAACCCCAGTAATACTTCCCATAACAATGGGAATATTCGTAATGGAGCTGAAAGCAACAAGTTCCGTGGCGGTCacaaccaccaccaccatcatcaccaccaccatcatcaccacAACAGTAGGTCTGATGATGTAGCTCGCTATGCTGATGCTAAATTAGAAGAatatattggaaaaatttACTCTTTATGCAAAGACCAACACGGTTGCCGTTTCCTACAGAGGCAGTTGGATATTGGTGGTTCGGAAGCGGCCACTTCtatctttgaagaaacCAATCAATATGTTGTAGAACTGATGACAGACTCTTTTGGTAACTATTTGATTCAGAAACTAGTTGAAAGGGTAACTGAGGAACAAAGGATCACTTTGGTTAAATCGTCTGCTCCTCGGTTTGTCTCCATAGCTCTGGACCCACATGGAACCAGGGCGTTGCAGAAACTAGTCGAATGCATCGATACTGAAGTGGAATCGCAAACTATTATCAGTTCTTTAAGAGACTCTGTGGTTGAGTTAAGCAGAGACTTAAATGGTAACCATGTTGTCCAAAAATGTCTTCAAAGGTTATCTTCTGCAGAATCTCAATTTATCTTCGATGCGGCATGCAAGGAATGTGTTAAAATTGCTACTCATAGGCATGGATGTTGTGTATTGCAGCGCTGTTTGGATCATGGAAACAAAGAACAACGCAAACAGCTGTGCGACAATATCTTGGACAATGTTAACTTACTAACTTTAGATCCCTTTGGAAATTATGTTGTCCAGTACATATTAACAAAAGAATCAGAGCTTGGATCCAATCACCGTCATACGCATGAAATAGTCAATATATTAAAGCCAAGAATTATTGAATTATCTCTACACAAATTTGGTTCTAATGTGGTTGAAAAAATCCTGCGGACTCCTATTGTCGCAGAAATTATGATCGCTGAGTTATTAAATACTGGTGCTAGTCATGGTATAGAACAGTTATTGCACGATGGATTTGGAAATTATGTCTTGCAAACTGCATTAGATGTTGCAAAACCTGCAAATTCTTATCTTTACAATCGTTTAACGgaaattttgaaaccaatGTTAATTGGTCCTATCAGGAATACACCTCATGGTAGAAGAATCATGAGCATAGTGCAAATCGAATAA
- the PDR1 gene encoding drug-responsive transcription factor PDR1 (similar to Saccharomyces cerevisiae YBL005W) has protein sequence MVGKVKKSQLKIKRACDNCRRRKIKCTGTQPCACCVAYQCGCVYSSGGAQKGRAISTETTPGGLTIISSDSSIIQDGELKQQGCDGVGLGCGSVLSSLSDDTVAELIGVTPHEDHTGIWKRAEKLKGMISELEKSFKSQAIYSAIAKLQEELDRLQVQLSTPKVVEEFFKVPPNDPCLEAQLLKASHQDHIYLSKHSSFVPSKAAKYLGQAPFFDRDIGMYSSFISLSIRGIGYIFSQVMSPTIRASRGCKETLYITLRFFDLCFVPRENPKTWDMPLDAYFSDHPQLDGMVDSDIQSRIRYLISQISPNTVSKAIKVCPDLASLDTSSNSKCWYNRDNLKLCKYSIELLRHHHIAYTNTISRFSKRCGDEEILRCMKQFFEEEEILYTLFLETITRATYSIEPIVETLDLVTEFLDSNLQYGFGCENPDISELLAHAVSIAHECGLHRWEHYLVMDENTANRRREIWWKIYSWEIYHGMFSGKVSSTNQNSTLCLFPHYMSELGFLDSVEFFGKVLDYQFRFDKPLNHLLDYGHLAIALVTADFKSNVLFQRQYTDFRNWSKPIEARNATLKNIIKDIELLLARFDTIILHIDKLYSWNGLDSNGTSEIETTMNLKITTFIVNIESVLCSLILSSLSLLSRFSVDQNNPMPPLAESISVKLRKRLYDSWRIILNRAILECPSFEWTSLMSISLSSLIVLSEYFLVEKDIKTEDILMTLRYVRHIDKLYKVLPEITDTSKKAHDSVKGIIFSAILFRMVLQVFRNNHALDDKGLSNLILQYDPTLVTIASNLLDAESIYFKPCLGTQKKHFFHLSIKKLLSESWNSESEKSRINNETCDLSNLQNSGLTDYYKDPLKPCNSQSNSENVPIELQGLRPSGSSRMSPQPAPITNSNIWTSLNDPLVFDLGSLDEFVNYRDVTNLYSVLLEDFLLDSEITTFSKQH, from the coding sequence ATGGTGGGTAAAGTTAAGAAGTCACAGTTGAAAATCAAGAGGGCATGCGATAACTGCCGGAGACGAAAGATCAAGTGTACAGGGACGCAACCTTGTGCATGTTGTGTAGCATACCAATGTGGGTGTGTATATTCATCTGGAGGGGCGCAGAAGGGTAGGGCGATATCGACTGAGACGACTCCCGGAGGGTTGACAATTATAAGCAGTGATTCTAGTATTATTCAGGATGGGGAATTGAAGCAGCAAGGATGCGATGGGGTTGGTTTAGGATGTGGGTCGGTGCTTAGTTCGTTGAGTGATGATACGGTGGCTGAGTTAATTGGAGTTACGCCGCATGAGGACCATACGGGGATTTGGAAGAGGGCAGAGAAGCTCAAGGGGATGATATCGGAGCTGGAGAAGAGTTTTAAATCGCAGGCCATATATAGTGCAATCGCCAAGTTGCAGGAGGAGTTGGACCGGCTACAGGTGCAGTTGAGTACACCTAAGGTGGTGGAGGAGTTTTTTAAGGTACCACCTAATGATCCATGTCTTGAAGCGCAGCTTCTGAAAGCATCACATCAGGATCATATTTATCTCTCAAAACACTCATCTTTTGTTCCATCTAAGGCAGCAAAGTATCTGGGGCAGGCGCCATTTTTTGATAGGGACATAGGGATGTATTCTTCCTTTATTTCACTTTCTATTAGAGGAATTGGGTATATTTTCAGCCAGGTAATGTCTCCAACAATCCGAGCATCACGGGGGTGCAAAGAAACTCTATACATTACTTTGAGATTTTTTGATCTGTGTTTTGTGCCTCGTGAGAATCCGAAGACTTGGGATATGCCTTTAGATGCCTACTTTTCGGACCACCCTCAACTTGATGGAATGGTTGATTCAGATATCCAGTCAAGAATTAGATATCTAATATCTCAAATATCACCTAATACAGTTTCCAAGGCCATCAAAGTATGCCCAGATTTAGCATCGCTGGATACTAGCTCAAATTCCAAATGCTGGTACAATAGAGATAATTTAAAGCTGTGTAAATATTCGATCGAACTGCTACGGCATCATCACATTGCTTATACCAACACAATCTCAAGATTTTCCAAGAGGTGtggtgatgaagaaatacTAAGGTGTATGAAACAATTTTTcgaggaagaagaaatccTGTACACGTTATTTCTTGAGACCATAACTCGTGCCACATATTCCATTGAGCCTATCGTGGAAACATTGGATCTTGTTACTGAATTTCTAGATTCTAATCTGCAATATGGTTTTGGTTGTGAAAACCCAGATATCTCTGAATTGTTGGCACATGCAGTATCTATTGCGCACGAATGCGGGCTGCATCGTTGGGAACATTACTTAGTGATGGATGAAAATACGGCTAACAGAAGGCGTGAAATATGGTGGAAGATCTATAGCTGGGAAATATACCACGGTATGTTTTCTGGCAAGGTGTCATCGACCAACCAGAATAGCACGCTGTGTTTATTCCCTCATTACATGTCCGAATTGGGTTTTCTTGATAGTGTGGAGTTCTTTGGAAAAGTTTTAGACTATCAATTTAGGTTTGACAAGCCTTTAAATCATCTACTGGATTATGGACATTTGGCAATTGCCCTTGTAACGGCTGATTTCAAGAGCAACGTTTTATTCCAAAGACAGTACACAGACTTTCGTAACTGGTCGAAGCCTATAGAAGCAAGGAACGCTACGctcaaaaatattatcaagGATATTGAGTTATTGTTAGCTCGTTTTGATACCATTATTCTACACATTGATAAGCTGTACAGTTGGAATGGACTTGATTCTAATGGTACGTCAGAAATTGAAACAACTATGAATCTCAAAATCACCACTTTTATCGTAAATATAGAATCTGTTCTATGTTCCTTGATATTATCATCTCTTTCATTATTGTCCCGATTTAGTGTTGACCAAAATAACCCAATGCCTCCTCTTGCAGAGAGTATATCTGTGAAATTAAGGAAGCGTTTATATGACTCTTGGAGGATAATACTTAACAGGGCTATCTTAGAATGtccttcttttgaatgGACATCATTGATGAGtatttctttatcatcaCTGATAGTATTATCGGAATATTTTTtagttgaaaaagatatcaaaaCTGAGGATATTCTTATGACCTTGAGATACGTTCGCCATATAGATAAACTATACAAAGTGCTTCCTGAAATTACTGATACATCAAAAAAGGCGCATGATTCTGTGAAGGGGATTATTTTTAGTGCCATATTGTTCCGCATGGTTTTGCAAGTGTTCAGAAACAATCATGCACTCGATGATAAAGGTCTATCTAATTTAATTTTGCAGTATGATCCAACTTTGGTTACTATCGCTTCCAACCTTTTAGATGCGGAGTCTATATACTTCAAACCCTGTTTGGGTACACAAAAGAAACACTTTTTCCATTTAAGCATCAAGAAACTGCTCAGCGAATCTTGGAACTCTGAATCCGAAAAATCACGCATAAATAATGAAACTTGTGATTTATCTAATCTTCAGAATTCTGGCTTAACTGATTACTATAAAGACCCATTAAAACCCTGTAACTCTCAAAGTAACTCCGAGAATGTACCTATAGAATTACAAGGGCTTAGACCTTCAGGTTCTTCACGGATGTCGCCGCAGCCGGCGCCTATCACGAACTCCAATATTTGGACCTCATTGAATGATCCGCTGGTGTTTGATTTAGGTTCCCTTGATGAGTTTGTCAATTATCGGGATGTTACAAACCTTTATAGTGTTTTATTGGAGGATTTTTTGCTTGATAGCGAAATAACTACATTCAGTAAACAACACTAA